One Cicer arietinum cultivar CDC Frontier isolate Library 1 chromosome 8, Cicar.CDCFrontier_v2.0, whole genome shotgun sequence DNA segment encodes these proteins:
- the LOC101511622 gene encoding methyl-CpG-binding domain-containing protein 2-like has product MHRGKFSLTPKNQVKDLAASSFPNNQHRSLPEPIYVSSSSDDESIQSNDDASKQFVLYDDVTNGGNPIELTPDPLRCKPPVRPRNKPSPSSSSSRVLPAVGAFTVQCASCFKWRLIPTKEKYEEIREYILQHPFVCQKAREWRPDVSCDDPEDISQDGSRIWAIDKPNIAQPPDGWQRLLRIRSEGSSKFADTYYVAPSGKRLRSMVEVQKFLMDHPQYMTDGVTLSRFSFQIPKPLQENYVRKRPSRSVEPEQVCSPAWVGPEDSTNSNERRLGLPDPCNDSDPVSRPAKKQATQSSLHKDAV; this is encoded by the exons ATGCATCGTGGTAAATTTTCACTTACACCCAAGAATCAAGTCAAGGACCTAGCAGCCTCAAGTTTTCCCAATAATCAACACAGAAGTCTTCCGGAACCAATATATGTTTCTTCGTCTTCAGATGATGAAAGTATCCAGTCTAATGATGATGCATCTAAGCAATTTGTCCTTTATGACGATGTGACAAATGGAGGCAACCCAATTGAACTTACCCCTGATCCTCTTCGATGTAAACCTCCGGTGCGCCCACGAAACAAACCTTCACCTTCAAGTTCATCTTCTAGAGTTTTGCCAGCAGTTGGTGCTTTCACTGTTCAATGTGCTTCCTGTTTTAAATGGAGGCTGATTccaacaaaggaaaaatatgaagaaatacGTGAATATATCCTTCAACATCCTTTTGTTTGTCAAAAAGCTCGTGAGTGGCGACCTGATGTATCTTGTGATGATCCAGAGGATATTTCTCAGGATGGCAGTAGGATTTGGGCTATTGATAAGCCAAACATTGCACAGCCTCCAGATGGATGGCAGCGGTTGCTACGAATCAGAAGTGAAGGAAGCAGCAAATTTGCAGATAC ataCTATGTTGCACCATCAGGCAAGAGATTGCGCTCAATGGTAGAGGTCCAGAA GTTCTTGATGGATCATCCACAGTACATGACAGATGGTGTGACTCTTTCACGGTTCTCATTTCAAATACCTAAGCCATTGCAAGAAAACTATGTGAGGAAGCGCCCTTCTAGATCTGTCGAACCTGAGCAAG TGTGTTCTCCAGCTTGGGTAGGTCCAGAAGACAGTACTAATTCGAATGAGAGAAGACTGGGGCTTCCTGATCCATGCAATGATTCTGACCCTGTCAGCCGTCCTGCAAAGAAGCAAGCAACTCAGAGTTCCCTCCATAAAGATGCAGTCTAG